From the genome of Pseudanabaena sp. PCC 7367:
CGTGCTTTACCTTTGCGAGAATCGAATATAGGGTTGCTAAGCTTGACCTGAAAAACATCAGTGTGGCGATCGATGGGGTTCCAGGTAGAAATAATTGCGCCAAACTGCCGAGGGCGTTGCAACTTCCCGCCCAGCGAGAATCGCCAGCGTTTGACCCGCCAATTTAAAGATTCATGAAGTGGGTAGATTACCTCACCTCCGTGTAAATGCTCCTCATCGGCTGCTACACGGACGTTGGCAAAAAATAACTCAGGCGCGATCGCGCTGTCAATGATCCATTCCTGGGCGGTTTTAGCCTGGAATTTGGCCAGCTCTGATGCTGGATTGGCGGGAAAGTCAGCCTGGTTATGGCCCTTGAAAAAATTTCCTATTTCTGAGGCCGAAAAGCTTTGAGTTGCTTGACTTTTTCGGTATACTATAGCCATATACTATGTCCTAGTATGATTTCGACTCTATGTCCTAGTACGATTTCGAGCGATCGATTAGTGCTTATAGCCAATGAACTAGTTGATTTATTTCGATTAGCTTGCGGGTTAATACAGTGGCCTAATTGATTTCGAGATTTATCTAGACCCATAGGAATAGCTGGAGTCGCACAAGGGTTAGTTCCCTTTGCACACAGCACCGCATTGCTCCTGTTTAAACAGCTAATCAATTTCTTGCCCTCCGGGGTTTTGAATTGGTTGAGTTAAAACAATTAGTCAATTTTTTTCCTCCTTTGGAATTGAGTTGTTTCTAATTGAAAATCTAATCAAGTTATGCTCCTTTGTGAGTATGGGTTGGTTGAAAATCTAATCAAGGTATATGCCTCCGGGAATATAGTTTGGTTGGTTCTAATTAACTGCCTCCTTCGGGAGTTGAGTTGGTTAAAACAAACAAAAACAAATAGATAGGTAATTTAATTGCCTCCTTCCAATTGGATAGTTTTAATTAATTTGAATTGATTTGATTAATTTGGGTTGATTTGGATTGATTAGTTTTGCTCCTTTTGGATTGTTTGGTTAATTAGGTTAGTTATTTAGTTGTCTCTATTGGTTTCTAGAAAGTTAATTTTGGTTATTCGCATTTCCTAATAACTTTCTGAAACATTTTTCAAAAGACGCTACCTTTTCCAGGGGTGGCGTTTTTTGATGCATTTTGAGCGAAAACAATTCGGTAGTCCTTGTCTAGAAAAAGCATTACCTGGAAAAAAGGTGCAGCTTTCTGGTTTCTATGGTTATCAAAACCAGAAATTAATTTCTAAACCCGTTTCGTGTTGTTCAAAATGTAATCTTGTAAACCTGTGAGTTGCGATCGCTGGAAAGCCGCTCACAAAGATCACCGTAGGATTATATCTTACACGGATTAGCCCGACAGCGGAATCACTAAACCTGGTGTACTGGGTGGAGCAAAGGCTATGCCCACAAGTGCCCGAATGGCGGAAACCGCCGCGATCTTTTTTTCAGGCTGGTCTGGGGCGCAAATTTTGGCTTATTGTGGTTCTTTTCCACTTAACTTTTCACTTAAGATTTATTAATAAATGATCGTTTCTCCTGGCCAAATCATCGCGGTCGATCATAGCACCAGTGACAAGGGCGATCGGTATCGCTTAGGATCAGCGGAATTGAAACAAGCCGCCGCCAAATTAACCAGGTTTTGATTAAACTATTTGCTACTAGCCCAACTTAAACGCAAAACCATAGACTATGCTTGATGACATGGCGATATGATATGGCGATATAACATAGCGATCGAGACGCTACTGCGATCGTCTGGAGAAATTGCCATGCATAGACAGCAATGAGTATAAATGCTTAGCTAGAGCATTGCTTGCTTAACATAACTTCACAACATAAGGTGTAGATTTGCCTAGTGTTTCGATGATTTGCTTAAAGAAAGTACACAAATCAGCCAAAAATAAGCACAAGTAGATAAACTGAGGTAAATTTAGTTTAAATAAGCATTCTAAGCAATTTTAAGAATCGGAGATTTAATTGTGGCTATACCGTTACTAGATTATTCGCCGACAAGCCGAAATACCAGGGTTACTGGTTATGAGGTTGCCAGTGAAGAGCAGCCGAAGATCTATTCAACCTCAGATTTGCCATCAGCTTCAGCAATTGAAGATGTAATCTGGGCGGCTTATCGTCAAATTTTTAGCGAACATCAATTATTAGAAAGTAATCGCCAACCTTTACTGGAGTCACAGTTTAAGTTTGGCCAAATTAGCGCCCGTGATTTTATTCGTGGTCTGGCCACCTGTGATACTTTCCGTCGCCTCAACTACGATGCTAACAGTAATTATCGGTTTTCCCGGATGATGGTGCAGCGTATTCTTGGGCGCGATTTCTACAACAAGCGCGAAGAATTGGCCTGGTCGATCACTCTTTGTACCAAGGGTCTGAACGCCTTCATCGATCAACTTGTAGACAGCGACGAGTATTTAGACAGCTTTGGTGATGACACCATCCCCTATCAGCGCCGCCGCATTCTGCCCCAGCGCAAGGGTGGCGAAGTGCCGTTTAATCTGGAAACCCCCCGCTATGGTGACTATACCCGTGCCAAGCTTGGTTTCCCTCAGGTGATCTGGCAAACGGCGGTACGTACTTATATGACTACCGATCGCAAGCCAAAAGTTGGCGATCCGGCCAATTTCTTGAACATGGCACGTACGATCGCCCCCAGAGGCGGCCCGGCTCCGCGTGTTTCGGCTCAAAATATTGATTTGAACAAGGTTCCTTACCGCAAACGCTAGGGTTTTAGGGTTTAGGAATTGATTCCTTATCGATTGGTATTTGAATTGTTTGATTGTTTGTCTATTGAGCTTCTGTTTTAGTTTAAATATTCAGCTTAAATAAGCAATTTAGAATATCTATTTTATTATTTTATTGACAACAGGGTCGCCGTAAATGGTTGCCCTGTTTTGCTTTTACAGGTGAAAGCACTTAAACTAAT
Proteins encoded in this window:
- a CDS encoding phycobilisome rod-core linker polypeptide, which codes for MAIPLLDYSPTSRNTRVTGYEVASEEQPKIYSTSDLPSASAIEDVIWAAYRQIFSEHQLLESNRQPLLESQFKFGQISARDFIRGLATCDTFRRLNYDANSNYRFSRMMVQRILGRDFYNKREELAWSITLCTKGLNAFIDQLVDSDEYLDSFGDDTIPYQRRRILPQRKGGEVPFNLETPRYGDYTRAKLGFPQVIWQTAVRTYMTTDRKPKVGDPANFLNMARTIAPRGGPAPRVSAQNIDLNKVPYRKR